Below is a window of Chanodichthys erythropterus isolate Z2021 chromosome 19, ASM2448905v1, whole genome shotgun sequence DNA.
cttggaTAAACGATTCAatgacatacatttttaacagtcacttgtcgctacctactggtgtaactttgtaattgatacaatctcttgaagctttaaagggttagttcacccaataatgtaattcattactcaccttcatgccgttccacacccgcaagacctttgttaatcttcggaacacaaattaagatatttttgttgaaatcctatggcttagtgaggcctgcatagacagcaatgacatttcctctctcaagatccattaatgtactaaaaacatatttaaatcagttcatgtgagtacagtggttcaatattaatattataaagcgacgagaatattttttgtgcaccaaaaaaacaaaataacgacttatatagtgagagcgttatgaatcttttgtgtcgaatcagcggttcagagcgccaaagtcacgtgatttcagcagtttggcggtttgacacgtgatccgaatcatgattcgacacaaaatattcataacgctctgaagcttcatgaaacagtgttttgaaatcggccatcactatataagtcgttattttgtttttttggcacaccaaaaatattctcgtcgctttattatattaatattgaaccactgtacatgaactgatttaaatgtgtttttggtacattaatggatattgagagaggaaatgtcattgctggctatgcaggcctcactgacccatcggatttcaacaaaaatatcataatttgtgttctgaagatgaacgaaggtcttacaggtgtggaactgcatgagggtgagtaataattgacagaattttcatttttacatgtGCTGTGGCTGTAATGCTGACTACTTTACAGCCCAAAAAGGTCTTCATCTGTGAGGATACGacctttttgttgttttctttaacTAATGAGCTGACACTGACTGATGAATCAATGCTGTAATTATAGATATGTCTCCGTTTGTCAATAACTCCCAGAAGAACCCCTTGCTTATTCTGCTCCTGTGTTTACATGCAGACTTCACCAAAGCTAAAGGCCAGATTTCATGTGCCTTTCAGCCATTATTGATGCTGCTATTAAACATTTACCATAGCATTCTAGTGTACCTGAGTTTTGTCTCTGTCTTTGTATAGAGTAACAGCTCAGAGCGGCGCGTGGCACTGGACGTGGATTTGTGGGATAAGTTTAGCGAGCTCTCCACAAAGTGCATCATAAAGACCGTGGAGTTCGCCAAGCAGCTGCCGGGATTCACCACCCTCACCATCGCAGACCAGATCACACTGCTGAAGGCCGCTTGCCTCGACATACTGGTGAGAACGAGTCTGAAATTAGCAAAGCCTGCAGTGGTGCAGATGTTATGATAGGCTACGTTTACGTCGCTGAAGCCTGAATATAGACTGAAGATCACACTTCATTGAAAGTTATAGGTTCAAAACCCACAAGCATTCCCTTGcgaaaaagaagtgtgcttcTTCTCTACTCAATTTAACTTTATTactacaaatgtgtaattacaaatatatttaaatacatgacataaaagtttcaatagaaatgacattaaagtatatttaggTGTACTATAAATAATTGTTAGTACATTCGGCAGTACACTTTTACcttatttcaaagacaatagaaataaatattaatttatttataaaaatgtactaTTTAAGTGGGCACTTTAAAGTTCAACtaactgcatttaatataaatttaaactataatacattattGTTCttgtaatacattattttaaataatatccaATTAAGTGtctaaaaacattacatttgattcacacttaagtatatactttttaaagtatcttatttatttacatagtaAGTATGCTGAAGTACACTACTTTTACACAAGGGTTGATCCATGAACTTTCCCCACTATTCCCCACTGTTTCATAGTAGAATTTCTCTCATCCCAGTTTAATATGCAGAGTTAAGTCCAACACTCTCTGCTTCTCTGCTTTTAGATTTTGAGGATCTGTACCCGCTACACGCCTGAGCAAGACACCATGACTTTCTCTGACGGTTTAACGCTGAACCGAACGCAGATGCACAATGCTGGCTTTGGTCCATTAACAGACTTGGTGTTCGCCTTCGCCAATCAGCTACTACCGCTAGAGATGGATGACGCAGAGACGGGACTGCTCAGTGCTATATGCCTGCTGTGTGGAGGTACACACACTGTATTATGACTTAAGGCCTGGTTATTAAATATACAGTTATTTATACAtataattgtgtttttaaaaggcTAGCTAGACAGTAATGTCAGTCATCTTAGACCCTAGATAAGGCTACACTAATAATACTGTATGCCTTTTTTAAGTATGGGACATTGTTCCAGTTTGGCAAATATAAtagttatttttctttatttatatatatatatatatatatatatatatatatatatatatatatatatatatatatatatatatatatatatatatatatatatatatatatatatatatataagaaacatttaattttcTATTCCAAACATCATAAGTGTCTGGTGTCTTTTGATACATGGATCTCTAGTGCCACACAGTGTGTGAAGGTGGTATTACACTCATTATGTTTAGAGAAATACTGTatatgaaaaaagaaatgtttaaaagggtgaatctcatgaaaacaTGTCCAGGTCATATTTTACCATAAACTTTACTGTAATGTACCTTACAATGCATGATATGTtctcatgaataattgtaaccacagttataatacattatactACTTATCTATTAATTGAACATAAAtttagaaagtataatgcattaaaacacatgacaaacaaccacatgtaacaaggaatctgcgaatataatgcatttttactttggttacaattatttatgaaaggatataatgcattaaaacaaacaattatgaATACTTTTACTGTGCATTACTCATACAcgctttaagtaaagtgttaccggaaATGATGGTATTTTGCATTAAGAAAACACTttccatttaaatttaattttaaatttaaatttaattaatttaaaaaatatatataaaaatatatatatttatatattacacTGAAATCATAAATAAAGGCTTTACAATAACACTAAGACtgtataaatactttattatttaaataatgtataaaaagtcgtatatattattataatatatattttacataatatttaaaaaatattaaatgtaaaattttataaattattttttacagtaaataaatTTCTCTTAAAATGTTCATAATTAAAAGTATTTTAGCAGCATAAAAGTATCATATAATGTATAttctttaatattaatatactgtattttttttctgatttttttcttttttctttttttcttttttttttttttcatggttttgGGAGTGCTATAATATCACATTGCAAAAAAATcgaatgtattttttttttttttttttttttttttttttttgttattaggGTGAAAGATGACCTgggctgcatttcccaaaagcatcatgaGCTCATGATTGTAGAAACTATTGGTGGCAATTGTTTTATGATctacttaggcttacgatgcttttgggaaatgcagcccTGGACGGTTTTCACAGGTTTCATGAGAATCACCATCTACCAATATTTGCCCAATCTGAATTTGTTCTATGAGCTCTGATACCACATTCTGTGAGCTGAATTTTACAAGACTGTGAGCTGAATATGAATGGTTTGTGCAGATCGGCAGGACCTGGAGGAGGCCGATAAGGTGGATGTACTGCAGGAACCGCTGCTGGAAGCACTGAAGATCTACGTGAGAAACAGGAGGCCACACAAACCTCACATGTTCCCTAAGATGCTGATGAAGATAACCGACCTGAGGAGCATCAGTGCCAAGGGTGAGTTGAATTCACTTGCATGACTTATGCATGGATAGTCCTACTCTTTTATTTTCCTATTTTTCAGGTTGactataaagaaaatacatgtgtagcttttaaaaacaaaattcattTTTCATCTCTCACAGGGGCAGAGCGTGTGATCACCCTGAAGATGGAGATTCCTGGCTCCATGCCTCCTCTCATTCAGGAGATGTTGGAGAACTCTGAGGGTTTGGAGAGTTCCTCAGGTGGGGTCAGTTCACGGGCCACCGGCGCCCCTCCGGGCAGTTGTAGCCCCTCCCTTTCTCCCAGCTCCGCCCAGAGCAGCCCACCCACGCAGTCACCATGACAACCATCATCACCACCATCATTAGCCACTTATCGACTACTGTGTGCCCTCCTCGACACGACAGCAGACATGTTCAAAAGCACGAGCTCATATTGCCGCCCCTCTGCCTGTGTTCCTCAGAGACTAAAGGGGGGGATCAAAGGTGTGTCGCCGGAATTTTGTTTCCTTTCCTCAGATGAGACTGTGATTGTATTCCTCCTCAATTTCCCTTTGGATGAAGGGAGGAAGACCGCTAGAGGGTGAAGACAAAAAGTGCAAGAATGAATGGACAAATGTATAGAAGGATTTAAAGGACTTTTCTTCTGTTTCGATTCTTATGGTCTGGACTTCTGTTTCCAATGGCCAGAGACTGATTTCCtacaaactaaaaatatatataaatatatatagagaAAACATGGAATGATTGTGATTCAGAACAGAATGAAACATGGACTTGATGTAAAGATACAAATGTATTTCCTCACTTTTTCTCTTTATGCCTATGAAAGGGCAAAGAGtgaattgttttatttcagactgatgatgatgtttttcattgagaaaaaaaacattgaaaagaATATTAATTTCCACTCACAAAATTGTGCACagaagttataaaaaaaaatggtcgCAACAAACACAATTTGTGTAATGTGTTCTTCTTGCTCTTGTCTTTAAGCTACCAGCAAATACCTCAAGGATTAATTTCATACCATATTTTATTACTGTGTTTTGCTTAATAtttcagaaataaattacagaaaaggTTCTTGCATCAATGAGAATTCTCAAAGTTCTAATATACTTTCTGCAAAGTTGTTTTTCGTTCTTCACTCAGGGGTAAACAGGAGTTCTACTGTAAATAGCTGTGCAATGGTATAGTCTACTGTTTTTCTTGTGTCTGACCTTGCCGAACTGAGTAAACAAGTGAACCTGAAAACATTTCTATGTCAAAAAAAGtacataatattaaagttttcaaaaatgtttgcGCTGACTATAAAAACACTTGGCcggattttgtttgaaatgaagCCACACCTGTTCATTCTTCAATTTCACTTTAAGTATATTGGGGACTTCATTCTAGACAGTATTTCATTGAACAAAAAGTAGTACACAACcataggggctttcgcaccaggTAGTTATAGGAACTCAACTATGGGAACTAGCCACTAGGGCAGTCCCCCAAGAACTAAATTTTCTCCAAGGGGcattttcctggttgcattcgcaccgccattaggaactctgaagtgacATAAGCCCTTACTTACATCCTGACGCTCTGGTTGTTGtgcagaacttttattttgatagcGTGGCAGACTTTTGTTTTGACTGTGCTGAGAATGCGAGAGCCTGAGCACACAGCACTCCCATTCTCCATCTTAATTTGTTTACAATCTGTGTAACAGTCCTATCTAATATGCTAcaaggctttttaaaaatgcggGGTGCTGGTGTTTCGCAAGAGTTTGACCAATCAACCTACAGTACATCACTAGTAGTTCCTATTGTGCTATGTTAGACCTTACTTAGATAGGAGCTAATTTACTCCCCCCAAAAGGcattcccattcagtcggttcACTTTGTACAACAAATGACTATGGGATATCGTGCCCTTTATTCACACCAGAAAGGCCAATGACACATACCGACGTGAGAGGACCTAACTGCTCACAGCATATAAATGCTGTCACAATCATCATCTCCCTCATTCTTCATCTCTTCACTGCACTGCTAGCACCATCACATTCAAAAGAAAAATCCATTATGGTGACCTGTTGAAGCAATggtataaaaagtataaaaataggTTTTTTTAGTTCGTTTGCTTTAGACTTGTCAAAAGTACAGATTTTCGGTAccaatcggtactgaaatttaaaaaatgtgatgctttgagtgcTGCTAAGCGGAtacgtaaacacctctgattggccattgtgttcacggctcatcggatatgtctgtgattggctacaatgatcaacgcatgggagcgtttgaaagcacacagaagtgtttgaGTTTGAAAGCATATTGAaagcgggagcgtttgaaagcaggtgtctatcAGCGGACTGATCTGCAATAGATAcctgtgtatctgtgtaagtgtTCAGTGAAGAGCActattgatgactatttacaacattgaaaccaatcacagacatatctgatgaaccgtgaacacaatggccaatcagaggtgtttacgaatctgctcaacagcatcacattttttaaattttggtaCTGACTTTGTATtgaagttggtacttttgacaactcaaTTAACCCTTTGTTAGCTAAgctaaataaactttaaaaaaaattgtttaaacaCAAATGTTCTTGCCCCTGTCCTATAGCTTTTGGGTATGAAAATGATAACCATGAGCACCGTCAGGTGTGATTGCCAACTGTCCATGGTAAGCTGGCTCTCTCCAACCCCGGGGCATGTGTACACTACCGGCAGCTCCATCGTTCCACACTCAAATGGTGTATGGCATTGAGCGGTGTATAGCCTTCGGTGCCGGGGACAAATAAGTTCACATAGTTAGAAGGTGCGAGGGAAATGGGGTTAGTGTCAGCCCTCCCCAATGGAGCATTCACGTACTGCATACCTAGCGCAGACTCAAAATAGTGGCATTGCAAGTACCTCCATTCTTCCAACAGGTCTGTGCCGGTTCTTGTACCAACAGCTCGGCAGGATTTATAGTGGTCAGTTTTGCATGGCTAGAGCATTGAGCACTATGTCCTTGCTGCAGACATACCAGGCTATTTGCTTAGGGGAACTGAGTGAGGCCATGACAGCGGGGAGGCTATGTGAGCAGCTAATGGCGGAAGTACAGTCCGCGGCCGACTACATACTACGAGCAACACGTTGCGCATTAGTGTCATTGGGTCATGCGCCAGTACCATGGTGGCTCGGCATCATCTTTGGTTGACCCTTGCAAACCTGCTTGAGCGAGATCAGCTCCCTGTCCGGTTTGTTTGGTGAGGGTCCTGATGCTTTTCAGGCATGGCTTGAGGATTCTAAGAAACAGGTGGAATGTCTGAGGGGTTCAATGCTGAGGAAATTTAGCAGACCAGTGCAGTTGGCTGCACAACCACGGTTTAGGCCTTCTTCCCGACTGCCACCAGCCAAGAGGCCAGCCTCAGCAACAGCATCAAGGCCCAGTGCTTGGGGAGCTGGGCCGACGCACACACAGCCTAAACAACAGGTAGGGTTGTGGAAGAAGGGTCCACCCCCAGCGAATATTTCTTTGCAGAAAAGAAGGGGCAGTCGGATCCCTAGCCTGCAAGAGGGAGAAGGATGTCAATCCAGAGCACTGTGTTCTTCTCTCAGCTTTGTGTTCAGCATACAGTGCCTTGCCTTGATTTGTCAAGATGATTAGAATGCTTTAAAACCACTAACCTCGCAATCGGCCCATGTGCCGACAGACAAGGAAAATGCAGTTGTATGCAATATCCACCAATGTTTGCAAAAGAACGCAGGGGTTCACCAGGTGACGACAGGGATCCTCGCTGTCTGCCCCGGCTGGTGGCGCACTTGTGCAGTTACACTGTGGGTTCTTGGCAAGATTCAACAAGGTTATCGGTTATCCCCCCCATTTTCAGTGTAGGAGAGGGTTTCTCCAGTTCTGAGAGATGAAATCCGTGTTCTCCTAAGAAAGGGGGCAATTCAGGTGGTTCCACAAGGGAAAAGTGGAAGTGGAAGAGGAAGCTGTTACTTCCTCCTCCCAAAGAAAAGTAGGGGCTTGCACCCTTTCCTAGATTTGCGGCAGCTAAACAAGCATCTCAGATATTACAAGTTCAAAATGATTACAGTACGTCACCTGTTACGCTCTCTGCATCCCCGGGTTTACATTGGTGAATTtgactgatttttatttttttttattttttatatatatatcacaatcTACTCAGGGCACAGAACGTTTCTGAGGTTTTCCTTTGAGGGGATTGTGTAGTTTCAGGTCCTGCTATTTTGGCTGTCCTTAACATCAGtcatatgtaaaatatgtgcAGAAGTGACATTGGCTCCACTGCGTTATCAGGGCAAGAGAGTGTTTGCCTATTTGGATGACCTGCTTCTGGCTGCAGACAGCAGGGAACAAGCCGTGTTCTCTTTTACGACTGCTGGGGCTTATGGCTGGGGAgttcgcatttgaaggctgtatATGTCACCAAGgcggtctcatttaagaaaaataaccattagattgcgaagtaagaaagaaatgacagtattttacacctcgcAAGGAAaaacagtcaattttattaccgttacttttcttaaataagacatccttgatgacgtatgcagccttcaaatgcaacCTCTGGAGGACGCAGCTATTGGTTCATGGGTTCACAGTGATCGCCCCTACTGGTaaaattgaaatttcaaaagattttgagacatttcaaaacatttgaaGTACTTAACAGATGATATAACGatgccttgtttactgaaatcatgttaTTTTGGCAGTTCGATATGCGCTCTGAATCACTGGTTTGAAGCAAATGATTCGCAAAGGTTTCAAAGCTTCACGAAGCATGTTTTGAAAGTGCCCATCACTTCACATCTAACAGATGTCACAGACCAATCTGCCATTGCTGCAAGTGAACTATGTAGTTTGTACTAACATAGTTTGTTCATATAGTTCACAGAGAATATATCATGTCACACAACTTAATGTGGTAGGCCTACTTGATGTTATACACTACCAATCCAAAGGATTTAAggtttcttctttttcttttttctttttttttttttataaagtctcttctgcttaccaaggcttcatttatttgatcaaaaacagtaattttgtgaaatatttttaaaatttaaaataactgttttctatctgaatatattttaaaatgcagtttacttctgtgttggcaaagctgaattttcagcatcattactccagtcttcagtgtcacatgatccttcagaaatcattctaatatgtcgatttgctgctcaagcaacatttgttattattatattatacaacatttattattaatataaagcttttgcaacattataaatgtctatactttaactttttaacaatttaatacatttgaataaaaatattaatttatttaatgtctttcaaaaaaaaagagaaaaaaaataaagagaaaaaaaaaaacctcctactgaccccaaacttttgaacggtagtgacAATGTtacaaatttttatttcagataaatgctgttcttctgaacttcctatttatcaaataatcctgaaaaaaaaaaaaaaaaaaaaaaaaatgtacacaactgttttcaacattgataatgtttcttgagcagcaaatcggcatattagaatgatttctgaaggatcatgtgacactgaagactggagtaatgatgctgaaaattcagctttgccaacacagaagtaaactgcattttaaaatatattcaaatagaaaacagttattttaaattttaaaaatatttcacaattttaatgttttttgctgtaatttggatcaaataaatgaagccttgatattcatatatacatatatagccTATAACACTAAACAGTCATCTGAGaagagagaagagatgtcactgtACTGTAAGATGGAGGGGAAGTAtgtttgattaaagattacaggACACATgaacttaaataataataatgatgtccACGGATATACTGCAATACAATGATTTCAGGAGACATTTTAGAGacatattacattatataattttaatttatataattttatataatttatataattattctGGAACATCAAAAGGACATTTCAACcggttttattcatttatttatttatttatttattttatctctCGATGAAATGTACAGCTTTCTACTGCGAAATACATCAGCCACAAACCgccacaaacaaataaataactttgcatacttggtgacttttattatgacagaaGACTCTTCTCTCTAACACTTCGGCATCACATGACACTGATTGAACATGGCTTCAGTTCAGTGGTaagaaatgtttacattttaaaacgttTATAACGTTTATACGTTTATAACGTTTTAAACTAATGTTTTAAAACGTTTATCAAACTCTAACGCGGCGTAATGTCAATGAATAGAAGAATTATGAAGAATATATGCGTTGTAAGATATCTGTAGCAGCTATTAAACATTGCTGAAGTCTAGAGGAAGGTGTAGTGTTATGACAGTACAGTGATAGTTTAAGGCTGTGGTACCATGTAATTTTGATACTACCATGATACTGAATGAGTATACACACAATGGAATGTATTTATGTTGCTTAAAGCTATTTCAAAGAATATTATGGTATTGTATTTGTACCATGATAATACTACATTTTGGTCTTGTCCATCAGTCAACACAACAATAAATGCTATTATCATGGTCCCATGAGCAGAAACACAGTGGTATTATATGGTatattttgcacattttattgtaattttgtcACATCTAGCATTATTATGATTATCAATATGAAATGTGTGTTTTGAACAGGCACTCTCGGGGCCGTAAATATGAGAGTGAGTGGCAGGCGTGTCATTTGGAGGTTTCAGCAGTGGAGTTCAGTGACTATCATCCACTCAAAGCCATCACGGTACATCCACAGTTCTCCTAAATActcattaaatgttttatttaaaataatactgtTCACTTGTTACAGGTTCAGTCCTTGATTAAAACGTTTTTGAGTGTGTTGATCAAGAATAGGCTACTTTTTT
It encodes the following:
- the raraa gene encoding retinoic acid receptor alpha-A isoform X1 yields the protein MSGKGNPSPHLNGFQMAHYSYFFPHMLGGLSPPSLPTLPLSGYSTPSPATIETQSTSSEEIVPSPPSPPPPPRVYKPCFVCQDKSSGYHYGVSACEGCKGFFRRSIQKNMVYTCHREKNCIINKVTRNRCQYCRLQKCLEVGMSKESVRNDRNKKKKEEKKQECTENYTLSPDTEQMIDRVRKAHQETFPSLCQLGKYTTSNSSERRVALDVDLWDKFSELSTKCIIKTVEFAKQLPGFTTLTIADQITLLKAACLDILILRICTRYTPEQDTMTFSDGLTLNRTQMHNAGFGPLTDLVFAFANQLLPLEMDDAETGLLSAICLLCGDRQDLEEADKVDVLQEPLLEALKIYVRNRRPHKPHMFPKMLMKITDLRSISAKGAERVITLKMEIPGSMPPLIQEMLENSEGLESSSGGVSSRATGAPPGSCSPSLSPSSAQSSPPTQSP
- the raraa gene encoding retinoic acid receptor alpha-A isoform X2, which produces MYESVDVNPFLMMDYYNQSRGCLIPDKMPHPFSSSIRHQHWSGSNHSIETQSTSSEEIVPSPPSPPPPPRVYKPCFVCQDKSSGYHYGVSACEGCKGFFRRSIQKNMVYTCHREKNCIINKVTRNRCQYCRLQKCLEVGMSKESVRNDRNKKKKEEKKQECTENYTLSPDTEQMIDRVRKAHQETFPSLCQLGKYTTSNSSERRVALDVDLWDKFSELSTKCIIKTVEFAKQLPGFTTLTIADQITLLKAACLDILILRICTRYTPEQDTMTFSDGLTLNRTQMHNAGFGPLTDLVFAFANQLLPLEMDDAETGLLSAICLLCGDRQDLEEADKVDVLQEPLLEALKIYVRNRRPHKPHMFPKMLMKITDLRSISAKGAERVITLKMEIPGSMPPLIQEMLENSEGLESSSGGVSSRATGAPPGSCSPSLSPSSAQSSPPTQSP